A stretch of the Ictidomys tridecemlineatus isolate mIctTri1 chromosome 5, mIctTri1.hap1, whole genome shotgun sequence genome encodes the following:
- the Kiaa1755 gene encoding uncharacterized protein KIAA1755 homolog isoform X3, whose translation MDPPSLDAAIQHALAGLYPPFEATAPTVLGQVFRLLDSDFRGDGLSFLLNFLIPAKRLCEQVREEACAPYSHCLFLHEGWPLCRRDEVVVHLAPLNPLLLRQGDFYLQVEPQEEQSVCMMIKRLSLDLRTVDKRPVPESSYPMIFTQEWLEAINSDFEGSPLHHCLVASENGISPVPWTKIASPEFVDDRPPAASVPSPAWGSLQLEALDLSTRQELHQASSPGSQMLLVPSLAKSRGRTSGDKYPGLIKVEQARPGEVALRMDNMDSQGLAGDYVALLDPSQESRGGSPTKELGTPSGCTLGALEELSRTKEIPLSQGLLLLSESSRGPSLGKWACVKPASPEGEPCVLGSRRKIKSKSPAHDSDPQPQGPCLNVLREPLDCDSGFRAGVSEQMAAPKVQGPLGNPETTVQPSPGPRQTSSPYLSPTAPATPASDTKMDKTKRESGRRPQPMTRSSRNASSSRSPIPGLKVSFLKGQRQSPVPTEKASLQQDGPWRALCSLYPPKPTRAKSPGKDGTTHTKTSGPPADSDPQTGGEAGFSEPSEGHPGRGPSLQEESPGPVPRTGALGVEVFHSRIACLPGSRDRKGRPLLLVSTAEAAWEAPWCSASEVTKLLSYLCGVPRPEDKAKGLVVVVDARNQPPQPDLVSALQATQALAPAPLRSLLFLGEKEDALQLQAVPDVQMEVLTSLKALSHHVDPSQLPAALEGPFPYCHSEWVQFFQKMDPFLADLRQASALLRASIEALEKGDPPGGVQDAARCLSKSQELMEAVLKDPGLLGLQREGGATLAGLQREASRLDPNPDVRSHLAEAAALYGLVDEQLHVLVTASNHLLGRLELRVRLGHLEAAILQVSNWMEQEGSQCLQALAPKDGGLETVERAHAEFEDFFLQAAAQYRRGLELSKQAAQLGVAAGAAGEAGGTESPELVAFARTQRAFQAKLTHFYMAAERQRTDLETLLHLHRFCKKMTWFHMDCQDLATQLGLGKAQRASPADQRRLQRYLQRLASEFSAERLTAMGLQVASLSQAGLGQGPWEEAQARHKEIQGLLKKALVPCLCPGAPAACLSHPELRGTATKGPGLNGEVASKGRGDLPLQDSLGAQHLPKPSWPPRVTRGKQPRSPQPGPPPQEAGRAVEAVEDKGPHELPEPAPESFLATLFSWQRSPRQSRVPCPTGGSFSSEGTDSQTSLEDSPQTSPPASL comes from the exons GCCCCCTACTCCCACTGCCTCTTCCTGCACGAGGGCTGGCCGCTCTGCCGACGGGACGAGGTCGTGGTCCACTTGGCACCGCTCAATCCCCTCTTGCTGCGCCAGGGTGACTTCTACCTCCAAGTGGAGCCCCAGGAGGAGCAGTCGGTCTGCATGATGATCAAACGCCTCTCCCTGGACCTCCGCACGGTGGACAAGAGGCCCGTCCCCGAGTCATCCTACCCTATGATTTTCACCCAAGAGTGGCTGGAGGCCATCAACAGTGACTTTGAGGGAAGTCCCTTACACCACTGCCTGGTGGCTTCCGAGAATGGGATTTCCCCTGTGCCTTGGACTAAGATCGCCAGCCCAGAGTTTGTGGATGACAGACCCCCAGCTGCGAGcgtcccctccccagcctggggCTCCCTGCAGTTAGAGGCACTGGATCTGAGCACCCGCCAAGAGCTGCACCAGGCCAGCTCCCCAGGCAGCCAGATGCTTCTTGTCCCGAGTTTGGCCAAGAGCAGGGGCAGGACGTCTGGGGACAAATATCCAGGCCTCATCAAGGTGGAGcaagccaggcctggggaggtggCCCTCAGGATGGACAACATGGACAGCCAGGGCTTGGCAGGAGACTACGTGGCTCTTCTGGACCCTTCCCAGGAAAGCAGAGGAGGGTCTCCCACTAAGGAGCTGGGGACACCTAGTGGCTGTACTTTGGGGGCACTGGAGGAACTATCTAGAACTAAGGAAATTCCTCTGTCCCAAGGACTACTGCTCCTCTCTGAGTCCAGTCGGGGCCCTTCCTTGGGAAAATGGGCTTGTGTGAAGCCAGCCAGCCCCGAGGGGGAACCCTGTGTTTTGGGCTCCAGGAGGAAGATCAAGAGCAAATCGCCTGCCCACGACTCAGACCCACAGCCCCAGGGACCCTGCCTCAATGTCCTCAGGGAGCCACTAGACTGTGACTCTGGCTTCAGGGCAGGCGTCTCGGAACAGATGGCTGCCCCCAAGGTACAGGGACCTCTGGGAAACCCAGAAACCACGGTCCAGCCCAGCCCCGGACCAAGGCAAACGTCCTCTCCCTACTTGTCCCCAACTGCCCCCGCTACCCCAGCCTCTGACACAAAGATGGACAAGACCAAGCGAGAAAGCGGGAGACGTCCCCAGCCCATGACGCGCTCCAGCCGAAACGCCTCCTCCTCCAGGTCTCCCATTCCCGGACTCAAAGTCTCCTTCTTGAAGGGGCAGAGGCAATCCCCGGTGCCCACGGAGAAAGCCTCGCTCCAGCAGGATGGGCCTTGGAGAGCCCTGTGCTCACTCTACCCTCCTAAACCCACCCGAGCCAAATCCCCGGGGAAAG ATGGAACAACTCACACCAAAACATCTGGCCCTCCCGCTGACTCAGACCCACAGACTGGGGGAGAGGCTGGCTTCTCGGAACCTTCTGAAGGCCACCCAGGAAGAGGCCCCAGCCTGCAGGAAGAGTCCCCCGGGCCCGTGCCCAGGACTGGAGCCCTGGGTGTCGAGGTTTTCCACTCCAGGATAGCATGCCTGCCAG GCAGCCGAGACAGGAAGGGGCGGCCCCTGCTTCTGGTGTCCACCGCAGAGGCAGCCTGGGAGGCACCGTGGTGCTCGGCCTCCGAGGTCACCAAGCTGCTCTCGTACCTGTGCGGCGTCCCCAG GCCTGAAGACAAAGCCAAGGGGCTGGTGGTCGTGGTGGATGCCAGGAATCAGCCCCCACAGCCTGATCTGGTCAGCGCCCTGCAGGCCACCCAG GCTCTGGCCCCGGCCCCGCTCCGCAGCCTGCTCTTCCTGGGGGAGAAGGAGGATGCCCTCCAGCTGCAGGCCGTACCTGACGTCCAG ATGGAGGTGCTGACCTCACTGAAGGCCCTCAGCCACCACGTGGACCCCAGTCAGCTGCCAGCCGCCCTGGAAGGCCCCTTCCCCTACTGTCACAGCGAGTGGGTGCAATTCTTCCAG AAGATGGACCCCTTCCTTGCTGACCTGCGCCAGGCCTCGGCTCTGCTGCGGGCTTCCATCGAGGCGTTGGAGAAGGGGGACCCCCCTGGCGGGGTGCAG GACGCTGCCAGGTGCCTGAGCAAGTCCCAGGAGCTGATGGAGGCGGTGCTGAAGGACCCGGGCCTGCTGGGCCTGCAGCGCGAAGGTGGAGCCACCCTGGCCGGGCTGCAGCGCGAGGCCAGCAGACTGGACCCCAACCCTGACGTCAG gaGCCACCTGGCGGAGGCTGCTGCCCTGTACGGCCTTGTGGATGAGCAGCTTCACGTCCTGGTCACCGCCTCCAACCACCTCCTGGGGAGGCTGGAGCTCCGCGTCCGCCTGGGCCACCTGGAAGCCGCCATCCTCCAG GTCAGCAACTGGATGGAGCAGGAAGGCAGCCAGTGCCTGCAAGCGCTTGCCCCCAAGGACGGAGGCCTGGAGACGGTGGAGAGGGCCCACGCGGAGTTTGAGGACTTCTTCCTTCAGGCTGCA GCGCAGTACCGCCGAGGCCTGGAGCTGTCCAAGCAGGCGGCCCAGCTGGGAGTGGCGGCCGGAGCGGCTGGTGAGGCCGGAGGGACAGAGTCCCCAGAGCTGGTGGCCTTCGCCCGCACCCAGCGGGCCTTCCAGGCAAAGCTGACCCACTTCTACATGGCGGCCGAGAGGCAGCGCACGGACCTCGAGACCTTGCTCCACCTGCACCGCTTCTGCAAGAAG ATGACCTGGTTCCACATGGACTGTCAGGACCTGGCCACCCAGCTCGGGCTGGGCAAGGCGCAGAGGGCCAGCCCTGCGGACCAGCGCCGCCTCCAACGCTACCTGCAGCGACTGGCCTCCGAGTTCTCGGCGGAGAGGCTCACGGCCATGGGGCTGCAGGTGGCCTCCCTGAGCCAGgcaggcctgggccagggcccGTGGGAAGAGGCCCAGGCAAGGCACAAGGAGATCCAGGGCCTCCTGAAGAAGGCGCTGGTCCCCTGCCTGTGCCCAGGGGCTCCCGCTGCCTGCCTGTCACACCCAGAGCTAAGAGGGACGGCTACCAAGGGCCCCGGTCTGAATGGCGAAGTCGCTTCCAAGGGGAGGGGGGACCTGCCCCTACAGGACTCTCTGGGGGCGCAGCACCTGCCCAAGCCCTCCTGGCCCCCTCGGGTTACCAGGGGGAAGCAGCCCAGAAGTCCCCAGCCAGGTCCTCCACCCCAGGAGGCCGGCCGAGCTGTAGAGGCCGTCGAGGACAAAGGCCCCCACGAGCTCCCTGAGCCGGCCCCCGAGAGTTTTCTGGCCACCCTCTTCTCCTGGCAGCGGTCCCCCAGGCAGAGCCGGGTCCCCTGCCCCACTGGAGGCAGCTTTTCCTCGGAGGGGACAGACTCACAGACATCCCTGGAGGACTCACCCCAGACAAGCCCGCCGGCATCTCTCTAG